The Geomonas agri genome contains the following window.
GGCTCGGTAGGCGCGCGGCAGGTCGGCTTGGTCGGCGAACTTCACGTCTTCCAGCGCCTTGCGTGTTTTCTGTGTTTTTAGCTGCGCGTACTGCAGGTCGTCCTGCACCGTCTGCAGCGATGCGCTGTTCCCCTGCCGCAACCCTACCCACCTTGACGTGCATCCCGTCAACGACATCCCAATGAAGACTACCGTCAGCCAACCGAGAGGACGAAGTGAGTTCAGTTGTCTCATGACAGCTCCTGTTATGCTATTGCGATTGGTTAATCGTACTTAATGTGTTGCGGGTGTCAACGCGCCTGGTGGAACAAAAAACGGCGTCGGATGCCAGCTCGGTGGCAGCAGGGAAAGGTGAGAAGAGGGCGCACCGATACCTGGGATTTTTGGTAAAATGAAGACACTCAGCTCTGCTGCTAATGAGAGTGCAACCCATTTCATTTCGGCTGCCGTAACCGATTTCATTGGTTATGGCAGCGTGGAGGAAATCATGAAAAAGTACCTGTTCGCATTGATGATGACACTCGCGGCCCAGGGAGCAGGCGCCGCGGTGGTGGCGCATAACGTCGAGTACCGGCAGGGTGACACGGTCCTGGAGGGATATGTCGCTTATGATGATGCCATCAAGGTGAAGCGTCCCGGGGTGCTCGTTATTCACGAGTGGACTGGTGTCAGCCCTTACGAGAAGATGCGCGTCGAGCAACTTGCCAAGCTGGGATACGTTGCCTTCGCCGCCGACATCTACGGGAAGGGGGTGCGCCCGGTCGGTCCTGAGGCGGCGGCCAAGGAAGCGGCCAAGTACCGAGGCAATGACCGGAGCCTGATCCGTGCTCGCGCCGCGGCGGGACTCGAGAAGCTGGCGGGGTTCCCACAGGTTGACCCGAAGCGTCTGGCCGTGATGGGATATTGCTTCGGCGGCACCGCCGCGCTGGAATTGGCCCGAAGCGGCGCCGACGTGCTGGGCACGGTTAGCTTCCACGGCGGCCTCAGCACGCCCAACCCGGCCGATGCCAGGAACATACGCGGCAAGGTGCTGGCGCTGCATGGGGCAGACGACCCCTTCGTGAAACCCGATGAGGTCGCCGCCTTCCAGAAGGAGATGCGGGATGCCAAGGTTGACTGGCAGATGAACTTCTACGGCAACGCGGTGCACAGCTTCACTAATCCCAAGTCCGGCAATGACAACAGCAAAGGGGCCGCCTATAACGAGAAGGCGGACCGGCGCTCCTTCGAGGCGATGAAGATCTTCTTTAACGAGATTTTCGCAGCACCCTGACCACAGGACCTCCACGTCTACCACTCCTGAGGCCGTAGTCCACAACTCCTCCCCCCGGAGGGGGGAGGTCGGGAGGGGGCTCGCTTCTAGGCAAACTACATTTCCCCCTCCCTGACCCACCCCCTCCGGGGAGGGGCAACGGGCGACTCCAGAGACATTCTTCCCGCGATCAGCGACACAAGGTGCAGTCATGGCGGATCGCTCCGAACCAGACTGAAGCCCATTCCCTCGATTACGCCTTCTTCGAAGGTGTCTCGACCCTCCCGAGGAGGAAAGCCTGCCGTGGGAACTGATCGCTGAGGCCGATCACATGCTGCACATCCACCTACAGGAATACGGACTGGAGAGCTGCATGCAGACGACTGGATGTAAGGGGTACTACGTCGCGGCGCCGCTGGTCGCTGCTGCCACCTGGCCCGAGATGACCAACGTCTCCACTCGTATTTCCAAAGAGATGGAAGCGAAGTTTCCAGACCGCGAGCTGCGGTAGAAGTTGCCAGGTTAGAGAGCTTGACTTGCCCCCGCGGGCGGCGGTATACCTGTGCAATTCACTTTTCCCGGAGCATCCATGCCCGTTCGCTTCATCCACACCTCCGACATCCATCTCGGCAAGACCTACCGCGCCTCCGGCTGTGATGTCCAGCGCTACCAGGACTTCTTCACCACCTTCGCCGCCATCGTGGCCGACGCGGTGCGCGAGCAGGTCGACTTTGTCCTCATCGGTGGTGACCTGTTCCACACCGGCCAAATCCTCCCCAAGACCTTTGCCAAGACCATCGAGATCCTGCAGCCGTTGAAGCATGCCGGTATCCCCTGCCTGGCTGTCGAAGGTAACCACGACTGGATCCACCGCCGTGACAGCGTCTCCTGGATGGAAGCGCTCTCGCAGCTTGGCTACATCTCCCTGCTGCGCCCCTCTCGGAGCGCCGACGGTGGCTACCTCTTCGACCCCTTCGACCCGGAGCAGGGGAGCGGCGGGCATATCGAGGTTAAAGGAGTGAATATTTATGGCCTCGGATACATCGGCTCCCAGGCAGGCAACCACGTTCCGCGCATCTGCGACGCCATCGCCACCAACCGCAACATCCTGCTCTTTCACGTCGGTGTCTGGACCTATTCCCCCGTGGAGATCGGCAACATTAAGCCCGAGGAAGCACAGCCCCTGGCAGCATGTTTCGATTACGTCGCACTCGGCCACGGCCACAAGCCCTACATCGTCAATGACGCCGACGGCCGCCCCTACGCCTTCAATCCCGGCTCCCCCGACTGCGTTGATTTCGGAGAGGAGCGCTACGACAAGGGATACTACCTGGTTTCCCTGGAACCGGACGGTACGGTGCAGCATGAATTCCGTCGCACCACGCCGCGCCCGATGCTGGTCGTAACTGCCAACCTTGACGGCGCTGGCAACGCCACCGATGCCCTGGAGCTGTTCAAGAGCCAGATGGCGGAGAAGCTTACCGATTGCGGCGACGAGCGCGCCCCGCTCATCGAAGTTCGCCTTGCCGGTAAGGTCGGCTTCCACCCCTTCGAGTTGAGCCGTGACCGTCTGCGCGCTTCGCTGTGTGAGATCTGCGAGCCGCTGCACCTGGAGATCAAGAACCACCTTTCTCTGGTTGCCGGCGGGGGAGGGGAGGAGAAGGTCAAGAAGAGCCTCGCCGAGATCGAGCGAGATGTCCTTGGCGAGCTGATCGGCGCCAACAGCCACTACCAGGGGCGCGTGGATGAGCTGACTCGCCTGAGCCTGGCGCTGCGGGACTTGGTACTCAAGGGGGACGTGGAAGGCGAGGAGCTGCTGAGCCTGCTTTCCTCCGGAGGTGACCAGTGCGCATAGTCTCGGTCCATCTCAAGAACATCAAGTCGCACCGCGAAAAGGAACTCGTCTTCTCCCCGGGGATCAACGTCCTTTCCGGCGCCAACGGCTCGGGCAAGAGCACCATCTTCGAGGCCATCGGCTACGCCCTGTTCGGTGTCGATGCCAAGGACTTCGTCTCCAATGCGGAGCGCTTCCTCACCATCGGCACCAAGCGCGGCGAAATCGGCGTGGTGTTCGAACCGGCACCGGGCGAGCTGTACCGGGTGACCCGCACCGTGGGTACGGCCGGCAAGTGGCTCCTGGCCAAGGAGGTGGGTGACGAGTTCGAGGTCGAGGAACACGCCAACATGGAGGAGACCGAGGCGCGTATCGCGCAATTGCTCGGCCTTTCAGGCACGCGGCCGTTGTCGGAGCAGTTCAAGCTGGTGATCGGCCCCTTCCAGAACGACTTCCTCGGCCCCTTCGTGATCAAGCAGCCCGCCAAGCGCCAGGATGCCTTTGACGAGATCCTCGGCATCGATGCCTGGCGCAAGACCCAAGACAAAACGAAGGTTTTGACTAGCACCATTAAGGCAAAGCTAGATGTGCTGCAGGCCGAGGTCGATACCAAGTCGGAGCAGATTGCCATCCTGCCTGTCAAGGAACAGGAACTGGCCGACCTGCGAGCTCAGGGTGAGACCAAGCAGGCCGAATTGGTGATCAAGGCGGATGCGCTTGAGCAGGCCACGACCCTGCTGAACACGCTGGAGTCGAAAAAAGAGGCGATCCAGGTAGTCCAGCAGGACGTGCAGGCGTTGCAGGAGCGCGTTGAATCCGGCAGAAATTATGTCTCCACCCAGCAACTCCTGGTCGAGCAGTCCCGGCAGGCGGCGGCTGTGGTAGCGGCGTCGACCGCTGGCAAGCAGGGATACGATGCGGCCGAAGCGCGGCTCAAGGCGTTGCGCGAACAGGAACATCAGAAGCACCAGTTGGAAAAGCAGCTTGCTGAGCTGGAAAAAGAGCAGGGAAGCGTGCGGGCGATGCTGGACGCCGAAAGCCGCGAACTCAAACTAGCCAAGGCGTCGATGGCCGAGGAAGGCACACGCCTGAAAGCCGAGCAGGACGCATTGGCGTCGGGCTTGGCAGAACAGAAGAAGCTGGAGACCGTGGCGGCGCAGGGACTGGCTGCGGCGGAGCAGAGCCGGCTCATGTTCCGCAAGCTCCCCATGCACAACATGGAGGCCACGCTGCCCTACCTCAACGTCGCCCTCAGCAGGATCGAGGAAATCGACCGTCAGATTCGTGAGAGGGAGAGTGTCCTGGCCGGAAGCGCGCCGCTCCAGGCCGAGGCGGAGCAACTGGGCGCGCGCCAGGCACGGCTGGAGCAGATCCAGACACAGCGTTCCGAGTTGGCCGGGCGCAGGCATTCGCTGGTCGAGGGGCGTGACAAGATCGGGGCCGGCTCCTGTCCGTTCTTCCAGGAGCCCTGTCAGAACCTCCAAGGGGCGGATCCCGCCGGTCTTTTCGAGTCTCGCATCGCCGCTCTCGATGGTGAGATCGCCGTGCTCGACCGGGAGGCGGCTGACCTTGCGGTCCAGGTGACCGCCGCACAGCAGGCCGCGCGTGAACTGGTGGGCATGGAGCAGGTGGCCCTTGAGCTCACCAAGGCGGGGCGGGAGCGGACTAAGCAGGAAGAGGAATTCAGCCGCAACTACGCCCATATCGCTGCGCACGCACTTCGTGCGCCGCTTGAAGAGTGGCTGGCAAGTGCCGGTCTTTCCGCTGTTTCACCCTCTGAACTTCCTTCCCTGGAAGTTGACTTGGCGGCTGCCCCAGAACAGCGTCGAGACGCGCTGGCTCAGGCCACGGACGCTTGGCAGGGCATCATTGCCAGGCTGGAAAACGCCTTGGACGAGTGCGTGAAACAGGCCGCCGACCCGGTTCAGGAATCTGCTCGCAAGCTGGCCGAACTGTCCGCGCGGGGGGAGGCGTTGAGCCAAAAGGAGCGCGAGCTTGCCACCGCCCAGGAAAGAGCCGCCCAGCGCGAACACTCCGTGGCGCGGCACAGCACTCGGCTTACCGCGTTGCAGACAGAGGTCGGTGCCCGCACAACCGAAATCGCCGTATTGGCTGACGTGGAGCGGAGCGTTAAGGATGCAGAGGAGGAACTGGTCCGCTTCCAGCCCGCCCGCGACGAGTACATAGCCAACCAGAAGGCGGCCGAAGAGTTGGGTAAGCACCAGGAGACGCTGGAGAAATACCAACGCGGTCTGCAAGGCATCCTCACCACGCTTGCCGGGAGGCAGGAGGAACTGGCCAAACTGGTGGCCGATTATCGACCTGAGCAGCACGAGGCGGCCAAGACTGAGCGTGAACAGCTGGTGATGACGGCGACACGGCTCAAGTCCGAGATCGGTGCCATTGCTGAAGGGGTGTCGCGGTTGGAGGGGGAAACTGCCGCACTGCGCGCCGTTGCCGCCGAAATCGAGCAGAAGCTGGCAGCCATCGAGAAGCTGAAGGAGCAGGCTGACTTGGTCAAGTTCCTGCGCAACCAGGTGTTCAAGAACGTCTCCGCGCAGCTTTCCGAGAGGTTCCGCGAAGAGATCAGCTTCCGGGCTGATCGGATCTACCGCAGCATCTGCGAGTCCGATGAAGAGCTCCTGTGGGGCGACAACTACCAGATCGTCCTGAAGGATATTGCTGACGGCGCCATGAGGGAGCGCAGCGACGACCAGCTCTCCGGCGGACAGATGATGAGCGCCGTGGTGGCGCTGCGCCTTGCCTTGCTACAGACCATCGGAGCTCGCATCGCCTTCTTCGACGAGCCCACGTCGAACCTGGATGCCGAGCGGCGCGAGAATTTGGCCAAGGCATTCCGCGCCATCGATGTCGGCCAGGAGGAAGTAACCGAACACTGGTACGATCAGCTCTTCCTGGTCAGCCACGACGTCAGCTTCACCGAGATCACCGACCAGACTATTCAGTTGGATTAACTGAAGACGTCAGAAAGTTCCCTCCCCCGGAGGGGGAGAAGCTATAACCCCAGAGGATTTTTATTCATGAATAACAAGCACCGTGGAGCCTGGTTCATCGCCGCTTCGGCGGCAGGATTTGCCACGCTCGGCATCCTCATAAAAAGCGCCTTCGCCGGCGGCGCAAACATCAGCACCGTACTGGCGGGACGTTTCCTCCTGGCCGGCCTCTTCCTCTTCGGCATCCTCCGTGCCCGCGGCATCAACTGCGGCCTCGACCGCAGGACTGCGCTGCAACTGATCCTCATGGGGGCGGTCGGCTACGGCGGCATGTCCGGGCTGTACGCCAATGCCATCCACTATCTGCCCGCGTCGCTCACCGGGATGCTGCTCTACACCTATCCCGCCCTGGTCACCATCCTCGCCCTGATCGTCGGTGACGAGCGCTTCAATGCACCGAAAGGGATCGCGCTGGTGGTCTGCTCGGTGGGGCTGGTGTTGCTGTTGGGGGCATCGTTCGAGGGGGCGCAACTTGCGGGGGTGCTTTCGGTTCTGGGGGCGGCGGTCATCTACAGCTGCTACATCATCATCGGCAACCGGATCCTAAAGAATATCGATCCCATGGTGACCTCGCTCTGGGTCTGCACCGCTGCTGGACTTGCATTTCTCGTCTACGGCGCAGCCAAAGGGGAACTGGTTCTGGACCTTAAACTGCGCGGCTGGCTCTCCATCGTCGGCATCGCCGTCTTTCCGACGCTGTTCGGCGTCATGGGCTTCTTCGCCGGTCTGCGACTGATCGGCGCCACCAATGCCTCTATTATCAGCATGCTGGAGCCGCTCATTACCGTGCTCTTGTCCGTGATCCTGCTCGGCGAGCAGATCACCGCCATGCAAGGCTTCGGCGGGGCAGTCCTGCTCTTCGGCGGGCTCATCCTCCAGCTTTGGGGGCACGAGGCGAGGCATGAGACTGTGACAGAAGTGTAGGAGTCAGTGGGCCTTCGTCCACTCTCCCTCTCCCGCCGGGAGAGGGTTGGGGTGAGGGCGTTGCCCTAAGCAAGATTTCCCTTCGTGGCGTCTTCCTCACCCGGCCTGCGGCCACCCTCTCCCGGTCGGAGAGGGGAAGGATACCTGAGATGTCCCCCTTCCAATCGCCTGCTATCGTTGACTTTCCGACACCGATCTGCTAGAGACATAGGGCTTGTAGCTAACCCGGCTTAAAGGAAGACATGGAAGAGTTTTTCATCAAGTTGTCCATTATGCTGGTCCCCGCGTTGATGGCAATTACCTGCCACGAGGTATCCCATGGCTGGGTTGCCGACAAGTTCGGCGACAACACGGCGCGATACTTGGGGCGCCTGACGCTCAACCCATTGAAACACCTCGACATCCTGGGTACGCTGATGATCTTCGTGGTCGGGATTGGCTGGGCCAAGCCGGTGCCGGTCAATTTCGGCAACCTGCGTCATCCCAAGAGGGATATGATCTGGGTCGCTGCCGCCGGCCCCATCACCAATTTCTGCCTGGCCACCGTTTCGGCTATCGCCATGCGGGCCGTGATAGCAGCCACGCAAGGCGCCGCCGATGGGTCCATGGTGGCCGCTTTCGCCGACCCGATCACCCTGATGCTGGCGTTCTCCGTCTACATCAACCTGATGCTGGGCGTGTTCAACCTGATCCCGGTTCCTCCACTGGATGGCGGGCGGGTCGCGGTCGGGGTGTTGCCCTACAGCCTGTCCATGGCGCTGGCCAGGGTGGAGCCCTTCGGCATGATCATCATCGTCGCTTTGGTGTTTTTGACCAATGCTTTTAGTTATGTTATTGCCCCCGCCCTTAACTTTGGCGTGCACCTCTTGGCCGGTCCCTACGCGAACCTGGTCTTCGGTGTCACCAAGCTGATGATGAAAGGGTAGGGGAGCAGAAACCAAAAAGGAGTCCGATTCTATGAGCAACAACCGTATCGTTAGCGGCATGAGACCGACCGGAAAGCTGCACCTGGGGCACTACCACGGGGTTCTGTCCAACTGGATGGAACTGCAGCGCAACTTCGAGTGCTTCTTCTTCGCCGCCGACTGGCACTCGCTGACCACCGAGTACGCCAGCACGGACGGTATCCAGGAAAGCATCAACGAGATGGTTCTCGACTGGCTCGCTTTCGGAATCGACCCTGAGCAGAGTGTGATCTTCAAGCAGAGCCGCGTGCCGCAGCACGCCGAGCTGAACCTGATCCTCTCCATGATCACCCCGGTTTCCTGGCTGGAGCGTAACCCGACCTACAAGGAGATGCAGGAGAACCTGACCACCAAGGACCTCTCCACCTTCGGTTTCCTCGGCTATCCGGTGCTGATGGCATCCGACATCATCGTGTACAAGGCGGCCCGCGTGCCGGTCGGCCAGGACCAGATCCCGCACCTGGAGATCACCCGCGAGATCGCCCGCCGCTTCAACTACCTGTACGGCGAGGTGTTCCCGGAGCCGGCGGCGCTGCTCACCGAGACCCCGAAAGTGCTGGGTATCGATGGCCGTAAGATGAGCAAGAGCTACGGCAACGCCATCTTCCTCTCCGACGACGCCGAGGAGACCAGGAAGAAGGTGATGTCCATGGTCACCGACACCCTGCGCCCCTTCAAGCGCGATCCGGGCGAGCCTGACCGCTGCGTCGCCTTTACCCTGCACTCCCTCTACGTCGATGCGGACAAGCGTGCCGAGATCGTTGAAGGGTGCCGCAGCGCCCAGCTTGGCTGCGTCGATTGCAAGAAGATCCTGGCCCAGGCCATGGTTGACACCCTCGCGCCGTTCCGCGAGAAGCGCGTGGAGCTGACCGAGAAGCCGGGCCTGGTGGAAGAGGTGCTCGCCGAGGGGAGCCGCAAGGCAGAAGTGGTCGCCAAGCAGACCATGGACGAGGCGCGCGCGGCGCTTAAAGTCTAAACCTTTCCCTCACCTGGCCTGCGGCCGCCCTCTCCCGGTGGGCGAGGGCTGTCCATTCCTTCTCCCTTTGGGAGAAGGTGCCCCGGAGGGGCGGATGAGGGCGTCGGCAGCTTAACGCAACCACCCGTTTTAGGAGTTTTCTTGTCCCTGGAAGAGATGCAAAGCAACCTTTTCTCCGAAGCCCTGGAGCAGTCGTACCGGGTGCAGATCGAGGAGTTCGAGGGGCCGTTGGACCTCCTGCTCCACCTCATCAAGAAGAACGAGGTGGACATCTACAACATCCCCATTGCTGCCATCACCAGGCAGTACCTCGACTACATGGAGATCATGAAGGACCTCAACCTTGACATCGCGGGTGAGTTCCTCGTGATGGCGGCGACGCTGCTGCAGATCAAGTCGCGCATGCTCCTGCCGGTTACCCCGGAGGAGGACGGCGATGCCGAGGTGGAAGACCCGCGCGCGGAACTGGTTCGTCGCCTTCTGGAGTACCAGCGCTACCGCGATGCCTCGCAGATGCTCAACTGCCGCAACCTCTTGGGGCGCGAGGTCTTCGCCCGCAAGTTCGATTCGGAACTGGACGAGTTGGCGCCGGTGGAGGAACCCGCCGACGTCGAGCTTTTCGAGCTAATCGAGGCCTTCCAGAGGGTGTTGGCCCGCGTTTCGGTCGACACCTTCCACGATGTGGTCGCCGACGGCATCTCCATTGCGGACCGCATCGGCGAGGTACTCTCGGTCCTGCATGCCGAGAAAACAGTCTGCTTCGACGCGCTCTTCAACACTGGCATGACCCGCGATCTCCTGGTGGTCACTTTTCTCTCCATCCTTGAACTCTGCAAGCTGAAGCTGATCAAGGTGGTGCAGATGGAAAACCAAGGCTCCATCTGGCTTCACTTGGCGGCCAAGGAGGAGGGAGAGGGCACTAGTGAAGGCGAGGGGAGCGAAGAGGAAGCGCCGACCGAGGCTGACCACGAAACGCCACCCCTGGTTGACCGCGAAGCGCCGCAGGAGCCCTAGCGTTCCCCCCTTTGCAAAAGGGGGGGCAGGGGGGATTTAGCCGCGGTAGCCACAGCATCTCGGCATTCCACGAAGTTGAAATCCCCCTCAATCCCCCTTTGTGAAAGGGGGAAGCTCAAGAGCTGTTGTTTTCAAGATTTACGGAGGATTCTGTTTGTCGGGAAAGTCGCTAAAAGGAATTGTTGAAAGCATCCTGTTCGTCCACGACCAGCCGCTTACGCTGGACCGTCTGGCCGGTATCCTGGAGGAGTACGACCGGGCCGACCTGCGCGCCGCCCTGGATGAGCTGATCGAGGACTACGAATCCGCCGAGCGCGGCATCGTGCTGATCCAGGTTGCGGGGGGCTACCAACTGCGCAGCCGCCCCGAGCA
Protein-coding sequences here:
- a CDS encoding dienelactone hydrolase family protein: MKKYLFALMMTLAAQGAGAAVVAHNVEYRQGDTVLEGYVAYDDAIKVKRPGVLVIHEWTGVSPYEKMRVEQLAKLGYVAFAADIYGKGVRPVGPEAAAKEAAKYRGNDRSLIRARAAAGLEKLAGFPQVDPKRLAVMGYCFGGTAALELARSGADVLGTVSFHGGLSTPNPADARNIRGKVLALHGADDPFVKPDEVAAFQKEMRDAKVDWQMNFYGNAVHSFTNPKSGNDNSKGAAYNEKADRRSFEAMKIFFNEIFAAP
- a CDS encoding metallophosphoesterase family protein: MPVRFIHTSDIHLGKTYRASGCDVQRYQDFFTTFAAIVADAVREQVDFVLIGGDLFHTGQILPKTFAKTIEILQPLKHAGIPCLAVEGNHDWIHRRDSVSWMEALSQLGYISLLRPSRSADGGYLFDPFDPEQGSGGHIEVKGVNIYGLGYIGSQAGNHVPRICDAIATNRNILLFHVGVWTYSPVEIGNIKPEEAQPLAACFDYVALGHGHKPYIVNDADGRPYAFNPGSPDCVDFGEERYDKGYYLVSLEPDGTVQHEFRRTTPRPMLVVTANLDGAGNATDALELFKSQMAEKLTDCGDERAPLIEVRLAGKVGFHPFELSRDRLRASLCEICEPLHLEIKNHLSLVAGGGGEEKVKKSLAEIERDVLGELIGANSHYQGRVDELTRLSLALRDLVLKGDVEGEELLSLLSSGGDQCA
- a CDS encoding AAA family ATPase yields the protein MRIVSVHLKNIKSHREKELVFSPGINVLSGANGSGKSTIFEAIGYALFGVDAKDFVSNAERFLTIGTKRGEIGVVFEPAPGELYRVTRTVGTAGKWLLAKEVGDEFEVEEHANMEETEARIAQLLGLSGTRPLSEQFKLVIGPFQNDFLGPFVIKQPAKRQDAFDEILGIDAWRKTQDKTKVLTSTIKAKLDVLQAEVDTKSEQIAILPVKEQELADLRAQGETKQAELVIKADALEQATTLLNTLESKKEAIQVVQQDVQALQERVESGRNYVSTQQLLVEQSRQAAAVVAASTAGKQGYDAAEARLKALREQEHQKHQLEKQLAELEKEQGSVRAMLDAESRELKLAKASMAEEGTRLKAEQDALASGLAEQKKLETVAAQGLAAAEQSRLMFRKLPMHNMEATLPYLNVALSRIEEIDRQIRERESVLAGSAPLQAEAEQLGARQARLEQIQTQRSELAGRRHSLVEGRDKIGAGSCPFFQEPCQNLQGADPAGLFESRIAALDGEIAVLDREAADLAVQVTAAQQAARELVGMEQVALELTKAGRERTKQEEEFSRNYAHIAAHALRAPLEEWLASAGLSAVSPSELPSLEVDLAAAPEQRRDALAQATDAWQGIIARLENALDECVKQAADPVQESARKLAELSARGEALSQKERELATAQERAAQREHSVARHSTRLTALQTEVGARTTEIAVLADVERSVKDAEEELVRFQPARDEYIANQKAAEELGKHQETLEKYQRGLQGILTTLAGRQEELAKLVADYRPEQHEAAKTEREQLVMTATRLKSEIGAIAEGVSRLEGETAALRAVAAEIEQKLAAIEKLKEQADLVKFLRNQVFKNVSAQLSERFREEISFRADRIYRSICESDEELLWGDNYQIVLKDIADGAMRERSDDQLSGGQMMSAVVALRLALLQTIGARIAFFDEPTSNLDAERRENLAKAFRAIDVGQEEVTEHWYDQLFLVSHDVSFTEITDQTIQLD
- a CDS encoding DMT family transporter; amino-acid sequence: MNNKHRGAWFIAASAAGFATLGILIKSAFAGGANISTVLAGRFLLAGLFLFGILRARGINCGLDRRTALQLILMGAVGYGGMSGLYANAIHYLPASLTGMLLYTYPALVTILALIVGDERFNAPKGIALVVCSVGLVLLLGASFEGAQLAGVLSVLGAAVIYSCYIIIGNRILKNIDPMVTSLWVCTAAGLAFLVYGAAKGELVLDLKLRGWLSIVGIAVFPTLFGVMGFFAGLRLIGATNASIISMLEPLITVLLSVILLGEQITAMQGFGGAVLLFGGLILQLWGHEARHETVTEV
- a CDS encoding site-2 protease family protein, which codes for MEEFFIKLSIMLVPALMAITCHEVSHGWVADKFGDNTARYLGRLTLNPLKHLDILGTLMIFVVGIGWAKPVPVNFGNLRHPKRDMIWVAAAGPITNFCLATVSAIAMRAVIAATQGAADGSMVAAFADPITLMLAFSVYINLMLGVFNLIPVPPLDGGRVAVGVLPYSLSMALARVEPFGMIIIVALVFLTNAFSYVIAPALNFGVHLLAGPYANLVFGVTKLMMKG
- the trpS gene encoding tryptophan--tRNA ligase; the encoded protein is MSNNRIVSGMRPTGKLHLGHYHGVLSNWMELQRNFECFFFAADWHSLTTEYASTDGIQESINEMVLDWLAFGIDPEQSVIFKQSRVPQHAELNLILSMITPVSWLERNPTYKEMQENLTTKDLSTFGFLGYPVLMASDIIVYKAARVPVGQDQIPHLEITREIARRFNYLYGEVFPEPAALLTETPKVLGIDGRKMSKSYGNAIFLSDDAEETRKKVMSMVTDTLRPFKRDPGEPDRCVAFTLHSLYVDADKRAEIVEGCRSAQLGCVDCKKILAQAMVDTLAPFREKRVELTEKPGLVEEVLAEGSRKAEVVAKQTMDEARAALKV
- a CDS encoding segregation and condensation protein A — protein: MSLEEMQSNLFSEALEQSYRVQIEEFEGPLDLLLHLIKKNEVDIYNIPIAAITRQYLDYMEIMKDLNLDIAGEFLVMAATLLQIKSRMLLPVTPEEDGDAEVEDPRAELVRRLLEYQRYRDASQMLNCRNLLGREVFARKFDSELDELAPVEEPADVELFELIEAFQRVLARVSVDTFHDVVADGISIADRIGEVLSVLHAEKTVCFDALFNTGMTRDLLVVTFLSILELCKLKLIKVVQMENQGSIWLHLAAKEEGEGTSEGEGSEEEAPTEADHETPPLVDREAPQEP